A region of Ochotona princeps isolate mOchPri1 chromosome 2, mOchPri1.hap1, whole genome shotgun sequence DNA encodes the following proteins:
- the DFFB gene encoding DNA fragmentation factor subunit beta: MLKKPKSVRLRALHGATKFGVAGRSVRELLRKGCARFQLPERGSRLCLYEDGTELSEDYLPSVPDDAEIMLLTEGQSWLGYVSDISRFLSVFQEPHAEVITAARQLLSAERAPLRRKLLSDLLHSVSQNIPAEDRTEDPPWFEGLESRFQSKSSYLRYSCESRIRSYLREVSSHVTMVDPEAREEFLRVLGAMGQKLRSVHYNGSYFDRGAAAGSRLCTPEGWFSCQGPFDVDDCSSRHSINPYSNRESRVLFSTWNLDHIIEKKRAVVPALAGAVQDAGGREVDWQYFYSLLFTTENLKLVHIACHKKTTHKLSCDPSRVYRRASRPRGGPARKCRRRARPARARSLLGGRRGAEV, translated from the exons ATGCTCAAGAAACCGAAGAGCGTGAGGCTGCGCGCCCTGCACGGCGCCACCAAGTTCGGGGTGGCCGGCAGGAGCGTCCGCGAGCTGCTGCGGAAGGGCTGCGCGCGTTTCCAG CTGCCCGAGCGTGGTTCCCGGCTGTGTCTGTATGAGGATGGGACCGAGCTGAGCGAGGACTACCTCCCCAGTGTCCCTGACGATGCGGAGATTATGCTGCTCACCGAGGgccagagctggctgggct ACGTGAGCGACATCAGCCGCTTCCTCAGCGTGTTCCAGGAGCCGCACGCGGAGGTCATCACGGCAGCACGGCAGCTTCTGTCGGCTGAGCGGGCCCCGCTGCGGCGGAAGCTGCTCTCCGACCTCCTGCACAGCGTCAGCCAGAACATCCCAGCCGAGGACCGCACTGAGGACCCGCCCTGGTTTGAAG GCTTGGAATCACGGTTCCAGAGTAAGTCTAGCTACCTGAGATACAGCTGTGAGAGCCGGATCCGGAGTTACCTGAGAGAG GTGAGCTCTCACGTCACCATGGTGGACCCTGAGGCCCGGGAGGAGTTCCTGCGGGTGCTGGGCGCCATGGGCCAGAAGCTCAGGTCTGTGCACTACAATGGCAGCTACTTTGACCGAGGGGCGGCTGCTGGCAGCCGGCTCTGCACGCCGGAGGGCTGGTTCTCCTGCCAG GGTCCTTTTGACGTGGACGACTGCTCGTCCCGACACTCCATCAACCCCTACAGCAACAGGGAGAGCCGTGTCCTCTTCAGCACGTGGAACCTGGACCACAT AATCGAGAAGAAGCGCGCTGTGGTCCCCGCCCTGGCTGGTGCCGTCCAGGACGCGGGCGGCAGGGAGGTGGACTGGCAGTATTTCTACAGCTTGCTCTTCACCACCGAGAACCTGAAGCTGGTCCACATTGCCTGCCACAAGAAGACCACCCACAAGCTCAGCTGTGACCCCAGCAGGGTCTACAGACGCGCGTCGAGGCCGCGAGGAGGGCCCGCCAGGAAGTGCCGGAGGCGCGCACGGCCCGCCCGGGCCCGCAGCCTGTTGGGGGGTCGCCGAGGTGCTGAGGTCTGA
- the C2H1orf174 gene encoding UPF0688 protein C1orf174 homolog — MRSRKLTGEARSSARLRARSCSAPTQDATGATSAKTACQTSLSHKAIDKRSSKKFKCDKGHLVKSELQKLAPKNDGASLPRVAPGTPPECVFAADSAALSGPVADATAHKEVAGLPLSPCSAQTADNPSGLQPGAAHGPEDAQGCCAPQAEPGPEAEAARAPGLVMDNSVFLDEDSNQPLPVSRFFGNVELMQDLPPASSLCPSMSRREFRKMHFRAKEDEEEDGADG; from the exons ATGAGGAGCCGGAAG CTCACAGGTGAAGCACGGTCTTCGGCGCGCCTGAGAGCCCGAAGCTGCTCGGCCCCCACGCAGGATGCCACCGGTGCCACATCAGCCAAGACAGCATGCCAG ACTTCCTTGTCACACAAGGCCATAGACAAACGATCCTCCAAGAAGTTCAAGTGTGACAAAGGCCATCTTgtgaaatcagaattacagaaactCGCCCCCAAAAATGATGGTGCCTCCTTGCCCAGAGTGGCACCCGGGACCCCTCCGGAGTGTGTGTTTGCTGCGGACAGTGCAGCGCTGTCGGGCCCCGTGGCTGATGCCACTGCCCACAAGGAGGTAGCCGGGCTGCCACTCAGTCCCTGCTCAGCCCAGACTGCAGACAACCCATCCGGGCTGCAGCCCGGGGCTGCGCACGGCCCCGAAGATGCCCAGGGCTGCTGCGCCCCCCAGGCCGAGCCTGGGCCGGAAGCAGAGGCTGCCCGGGCCCCAGGGCTGGTGATGGACAACAGTGTCTTCCTAGACGAGGACAGTAACCAGCCGCTGCCCGTGAGCCGCTTCTTCGGCAACGTGGAGCTCATGCAG GACCTGCCGCCAGCGTCTTCCTTGTGTCCCTCCATGAGCAGACGAGAGTTCAGGAAAATGCATTTCAGAGCCAAGGAAGACGAGGAGGAGGATGGTGCTGACGGGTAG